A segment of the Zingiber officinale cultivar Zhangliang chromosome 8B, Zo_v1.1, whole genome shotgun sequence genome:
TTCCCACTCCATCAGTCCCTTTGATTTTGAAGCCAAACGAAGAGCCCTAAAATTTCgtgctttttgtttttttaatcgcTGCCATGGTCTCGCGCTTTCCGTCCTCCACTGCCACGGCCAccaccgcctcctcctccttcttcgccTTCCTCTCCGAAGACGTCGTCCTTGACATCCTCGCCAAACTCGAATCCGATCCACGCGACTGGGCCCGCCTCGCCTGTGTCTCCTCCCGCTTCTCCTCTCTCGTCCGCGCCGTCTGCTTCCGCTCCCACTGCTCCCGCTATCTCCCTCCGGATCTCCTACCTTCAACCGCCGCCGGCGCTGTCGCCTGGTCGTCCCTCCATAAGCTCTCCGTCTGCTGCCCCGGCCTCCACCACGCCGGCGTCCTCCTCGAGCACTCCGATTTCGGGCTCGAGCGCGACATCGGCCCTCATCTGGCTCCTCCCGGCCCCTCCTTTTCTTCGTCCTCCTGTTCGAGCGATCCGCGAAATCCCCCCTCACAGGCCCTCTCCGATGTTTCTTGCTGGTCCCTCTTCGATGACCTCTACTTCGACACCGTCTACGACAGCTCAGAAGCTCAAGATGTCGCCTGTACGCCGATCGAACCCTCCCCAGGCGATAACCACCCCATTACAGTCGGTTCGATTGCCCCCAATAGGAGGACGAAACCCTGGGTAGGGCCGACAAGCTCCCATTTGGCTACCGGGCCTTGGACTCTGAGCCGTGTGCA
Coding sequences within it:
- the LOC122017440 gene encoding phytochrome A-associated F-box protein-like, whose product is MVSRFPSSTATATTASSSFFAFLSEDVVLDILAKLESDPRDWARLACVSSRFSSLVRAVCFRSHCSRYLPPDLLPSTAAGAVAWSSLHKLSVCCPGLHHAGVLLEHSDFGLERDIGPHLAPPGPSFSSSSCSSDPRNPPSQALSDVSCWSLFDDLYFDTVYDSSEAQDVACTPIEPSPGDNHPITVGSIAPNRRTKPWVGPTSSHLATGPWTLSRVQGNKLLASRYRNDCLYICDWPGCTHAEEKRKYMLFRGMFKNFKRSRVWKTINDLNKGKIRLACAFCACRETWDLHSAFCLRRIFGFHDDGEPVVRAYVCENGHVSGAWTETPLYD